Proteins encoded by one window of Rutidosis leptorrhynchoides isolate AG116_Rl617_1_P2 chromosome 7, CSIRO_AGI_Rlap_v1, whole genome shotgun sequence:
- the LOC139858451 gene encoding histone acetyltransferase HAC1-like isoform X1, whose protein sequence is MNLQTQMGGQYPRQVSNQAGNSMSSIPQQQNIMQNNESSHAPLSVEHGFANARRFIQEKIYEFLMQRQQTRDIAPKNLMDIVRRLEEGLFKSAITKEEYLNLETLENRLHVMIKRLPFSNQNQRYQQQFNPSDPLGTMIPTPGVPQSGNNMMSSSMDNSLVGGNNMMSSAVNAGSFSMNTSGPSRSMHTGAFGSNDGLTDLSQNSMSNFSVNSTTSGQRMMPTPGFNNSNSTSNQSYINLDSSNNNNNNNNVSVFSNADSAMVSQPLQQKQQVGGQNSRILHTLGSHMGGGIRSTLNQKPYGFPNGSLNGNLGMMGKNSQMSNNSSVKSEGFLTDSHYSNSSKPVPQYFDQPQGQMSQGDGSNNLFAPTSSSTSFTNMNQVSLPTSQRSNPPLMVNQSNLQISDQPANMKSSIHQTDTAMHPQQSLQFQQQQFIQSQRQQLNQQNQQRVPYNHSPLISDISSRIKSEPLHNETLQTQAYGRFQSTQSTNNLNQNSGSQDVRLSMTETPAQQQFLQQPPNFGVDTRNDISRSIGEGQWHSRSHQVANLSNELIIGNNQIQNNNNNNHLSLEPSKKSVGPPSSNSDRFKNQTRWLLFLRHARNCVHPPGTCPEIHCVNVQNVWKHLASCKDSTQCRNRFCYKSKTVLDHFKNCSDQSCPVCVPVKQFMQRKGVLHKIYPRSINETNEDLHLHPSIKRMKIEIPSQPPVPENEIPIVPGPTTDITGVKMEVLASSVQGTLKITEPETKDYVEDILKVKVNETSGFKQEFVKIEKDVGPAKQEDVTLVAESSAGKSGKPKIKGVSMTELFTPEQVREHITGLRQWVGQSKAKVEKNQAMELSMNENSCQLCAVEKLNFEPPPIYCSPCGARIKRNAMFYTIGSGDTRHYFCIPCYNETRGDTISVDGSNILKARLEKKKNDEETEEPWVQCDKCEAWQHQICALFNGRRNDGGQAEYTCPNCYVEEVERGERVPLPQSAVLGAKDLPRTFLSDHIEDRLSKKLKQERLDRARFHGKSYDEVPGAESLVVRVVSSVDKKLEVKQRFLEIFQEENYPSEFAYKSKVVLLFQKIEGVEVCLFGMYVQEFGAECQQPNHRRVYLSYLDSVKYFRPEIRTVTGEALRTFVYHEILIGYLEYCKNRGFTSCYIWACPPLKGEDYILYCHPEIQKTPKSDKLREWYLSMLRKAIKENIVVDLTNLYDHFFVSSGECKAKVTASRLPYFDGDYWPGAAEDIINQIREEEEGRKQNKKGSINKRTITKRALKAHGQIDLSSNASKDLLLMHRLGETIVPMKEDFIMVHLQHSCTHCCLLMVSGTRWVCNNCKNFQLCNQCYEIEQTLEDREKHPINQRVKHPLYSVEIDVPGDTKDKDEILESEFFDTRQAFLSLCQGNHYQYDTLRRAKHSSMMALYHLHNPTAPAFVINCIICRLDIETGQGWRCDICPDYDVCNACYRKDRGTNHPHKLTQHTSIAERDAQNKEARQQRVVQLRKMLDLLVHASQCRAGQCQYPNCRKVKGLFRHGMQCKVRASGGCPLCKKMWHLLQLHARSCKDSPCNVPRCRDLKEHLRRLTQQADSRRRAAVMEMMRQRAAEVAGSSG, encoded by the exons ATGAATTTGCAGACCCAAATGGGGGGACAGTACCCGAGGCAGGTTTCAAATCAAGCTGGGAATTCGATGTCTTCTATACCACAACAGCAAAATATAATGCAGAACAATGAAAGTTCCCATGCTCCACTTAGTGTGGAGCACGGTTTTGCGAATGCACGGCGGTTTATACAAGAAAAGAT CTATGAGTTTCTCATGCAACGACAACAAACTCGGGATATAGCTCCAAAGAACCTCATGGATATTGTTAGACGATTGGAAGAAGGGTTGTTCAAATCTGctataacaaag GAGGAGTATTTAAATTTAGAGACATTGGAAAACCGATTACATGTTATGATCAAACGCCTCCCCTTCAGCAATCAAAATCAACGATATCAGCAACAATTTAATCCTTCTGATCCTTTGGGAACAATGATACCAACTCCCGGTGTACCTCAAAGTGGGAATAACATGATGTCATCATCTATGGATAACTCTTTGGTTGGTGGTAATAACATGATGTCATCAGCTGTAAATGCAGGAAGCTTTTCCATGAATACCTCTGGGCCTTCCAGGAGCATGCACACGGGTGCATTCGGTTCAAATGATG GTTTAACAGATTTATCTCAAAATTCAATGTCTAACTTCTCTGTGAATTCAACAACGAGTGGCCAAAGAATGATGCCTACGCCTGGATTCAACAATAGTAATAGCACAAGTAACCAGTCATACATAAACTtagactcatctaataataataataataataataatgtttctgTTTTTTCAAATGCTGACTCAGCAATGGTTTCTCAACCGTTGCAACAAAAGCAACAAGTCGGTGGTCAAAACAGTCGAATCTTGCATACCCTGGGAAGCCACATGGGTGGTGGAATTAGGTCTACTTTGAATCAAAAACCTTACGGTTTCCCGAACGGGTCATTAAACGGTAATTTAGGTATGATGGGTAAAAATTCACAGATGAGTAATAATAGTTCGGTGAAGTCCGAGGGGTTTTTGACGGATTCTCATTACAGTAACTCTTCAAAACCAGTGCCGCAATATTTCGATCAACCTCAAGGACAGATGTCACAAG GTGACGGATCCAATAATCTTTTTGCCCCCACAAGTTCATCTACTTCGTTTACGAACATGAACCAAGTAAGCTTACCAACGTCACAAAGAAGTAACCCTCCATTAATGGTCAATCAGTCAAACTTGCAAATTTCTGATCAGCCTGCAAACATGAAGTCATCAATACATCAAACTGATACTGCAATGCATCCTCAACAGTCTCTTCAGTTTCAACAACAACAATTCATTCAATCGCAAAGGCAACAACTGAATCAGCAAAACCAACAACGAGTACCGTACAACCACTCCCCGTTGATATCTGACATCAGCAGTCGAATAAAGTCCGAACCTTTACATAATGAAACTTTGCAAACACAAGCCTATGGCCGTTTTCAGTCAACCCAATCAACCAATAACCTTAATCAGAACTCAGGCTCTCAGGACGTGCGTTTATCAATGACCGAAACGCCAGCTCAGCAACAGTTTTTGCAACAGCCGCCTAACTTTGGCGTTGACACTCGAAACGATATTAGCCGTTCGATCGGAGAGGGTCAGTGGCATTCCAGATCACACCAAGTAGCTAACTTGTCAAATGAGCTAATAATAGGGAATAATCAAattcagaataataataataataatcatttatctTTGGAACCATCCAAAAAATCAGTGGGCCCACCATCTTCTAATTCGGACCGTTTCAAGAATCAAACAAGATGGCTTTTGTTTTTAAGACATGCTCGTAATTGTGTTCATCCACCTGGAACATGTCCCGAAATCCATTGCGTTAACGTTCAAAACGTGTGGAAACATCTCGCGTCGTGCAAAGATTCAACTCAATGTCGAAATCGTTTTTGCTATAAGTCGAAAACGGTACTCGATCATTTTAAAAACTGCAGCGATCAAAGTTGTCCCGTTTGTGTTCCCGTAAAACAATTCATGCAACGTAAAGGTGTCCTTCATAAAATCTATCCACGATCGATTAATGAAACTAACGAAGATTTACATTTACATCCTTCTATAAAACGAATGAAGATTGAAATACCGTCTCAACCACCCGTTCCCGAAAACGAAATCCCGATCGTACCGGGTCCCACCACTGACATCACCGGAGTGAAAATGGAAGTTCTTGCAAGTTCTGTTCAAGGAACACTTAAGATTACCGAGCCGGAAACGAAGGATTACGTTGAAGATATTTTAAAAGTTAAAGTGAATGAGACTTCGGGTTTTAAGCAAGAGTTTGTTAAGATAGAGAAAGATGTGGGCCCGGCTAAACAAGAAGATGTAACGCTTGTTGCTGAGTCATCAGCTGGTAAATCGGGGAAGCCGAAAATAAAGGGAGTATCGATGACGGAGTTGTTTACGCCGGAGCAGGTTCGGGAGCATATTACTGGTCTCAGGCAGTGGGTGGGCCAG AGCAAAGCAAAGGTAGAAAAGAATCAAGCGATGGAGCTTTCGATGAACGAGAATTCATGCCAATTATGTGCAGTCGAAAAGCTCAATTTCGAGCCACCACCTATATATTGCTCACCCTGTGGAGCCCGCATTAAACGAAACGCAATGTTTTACACTATCGGGAGTGGTGACACACGTCATTATTTTTGTATTCCTTGTTATAACGAGACGCGTGGAGACACCATTAGTGTCGACGGTAGTAATATATTAAAAGCAAGATTAGAAAAAAAGAAAAACGACGAAGAAACCGAAGAACCG tgGGTTCAATGTGATAAATGTGAAGCTTGGCAACATCAGATTTGTGCGTTGTTTAATGGTCGTAGAAACGATGGAGGACAAGCAGAGTACACGTGCCCTAATTGTTATGTTGAAGAGGTTGAGAGAGGTGAGCGGGTCCCGCTACCGCAAAGTGCGGTTCTTGGAGCAAAAGATTTACCGAGAACCTTTCTTAGTGATCACATTGAGGACAGATTGTCTAAGAAATTGAAGCAAGAACGACTCGATCGGGCAAGATTTCATGGAAAAAGTTACGATGAG GTTCCTGGAGCTGAATCACTTGTTGTCAGAGTTGTCTCATCTGTTGACAAAAAACTGGAAGTCAAACAACGATTTCTTGAAATCTTTCAAGAGGAAAACTACCCCTCAGAATTTGCGTATAAATCGAAG GTGGTTTTGCTTTTTCAGAAGATCGAAGGGGTAGAAGTATGTCTGTTTGGTATGTACGTTCAAGAATTTGGAGCCGAATGTCAACAACCGAATCATCGACGTGTTTATCTATCGTATTTGGATTCGGTTAAGTACTTTAGGCCTGAAATAAGAACCGTAACTGGTGAAGCTTTGCGTACATTTGTATATCATGAAATTTTG ATTGGGTACCTTGAATATTGCAAGAATCGTGGGTTCACAAGTTGTTATATATGGGCATGTCCTCCATTAAAGGGCGAAGATTATATCTTATATTGCCATCCAGAAATTCAAAAGACACCCAAGTCAGATAAATTAAGGGAATG GTATTTATCTATGTTGAGAAAGGCAATAAAGGAAAATATAGTGGTGGACCTCACTAATTTATACGACCATTTCTTTGTATCGTCTGGTGAATGTAAAGCGAAGGTGACTGCATCACGATTGCCATATTTTGATGGAGATTATTGGCCTGGTGCTGCTGAGGATATAATCAATCAGATtcgtgaagaagaagaaggaagaaaacaaaataaaaaagggTCAATTAATAAGAGGACCATTACAAAACGAGCTCTTAAAGCTCATGGTCAAATTGATCTTTCTTCAAATGCTTCAAAAGATCTACTACTCATGCATAGA CTTGGTGAAACAATTGTTCCAATGAAGGAAGATTTCATTATGGTTCACTTGCAACATTCATGCACTCATTGTTGTCTCCTAATGGTTTCTGGAACACGTTGGGTATGCAACAATTGCAAAAACTTTCAACTCTGCAATCA GTGTTATGAGATTGAGCAGACTCTTGAGGATAGGGAAAAACATCCTATTAATCAAAGAGTGAAACATCCACTATATTCT GTCGAAATTGATGTGCCAGGAGATACAAAAGATAAAGACGAGATTCTTGAAAGTGAATTCTTCGATACGAGGCAGGCTTTTCTGAGCCTTTGTCAAGGCAATCATTATCAATACGATACGTTACGACGTGCTAAACATTCTTCAATGATGGCTTTGTATCATCTTCATAATCCAACCGCACCTGCATTTGTTATAAATTGTATCATATGCCGTCTCGATATCGAAACGGGTCAAGGATGGCGTTGTGATATCTGCCCGGATTATGATGTGTGCAATGCGTGTTATCGAAAAGATAGAGGAACAAATCATCCTCATAAGTTGACTCAACATACCTCGATTGCGGAGCGCGATGCACAAAATAAAGAAGCGCGCCAACAACGAGTTGTACAG CTGCGAAAAATGCTCGATCTTTTGGTACATGCATCTCAATGCCGAGCAGGGCAATGTCAGTATCCGAATTGCCGAAAAGTCAAAGGACTTTTTCGGCACGGAATGCAATGCAAAGTGCGTGCGTCGGGTGGTTGTCCTCTTTGCAAGAAAATGTGGCATCTTCTTCAACTTCATGCTCGTTCTTGTAAAGATTCTCCATGCAATGTCCCGCGTTGCAG GGACTTAAAGGAACATTTAAGAAGGTTGACACAACAAGCTGATAGCAGGCGGAGGGCGGCTGTTATGGAGATGATGAGACAACGTGCTGCAGAGGTTGCAGGCAGcagtggatga
- the LOC139858451 gene encoding histone acetyltransferase HAC1-like isoform X2: MNLQTQMGGQYPRQVSNQAGNSMSSIPQQQNIMQNNESSHAPLSVEHGFANARRFIQEKIYEFLMQRQQTRDIAPKNLMDIVRRLEEGLFKSAITKEEYLNLETLENRLHVMIKRLPFSNQNQRYQQQFNPSDPLGTMIPTPGVPQSGNNMMSSSMDNSLVGGNNMMSSAVNAGSFSMNTSGPSRSMHTGAFGSNDGLTDLSQNSMSNFSVNSTTSGQRMMPTPGFNNSNSTTMVSQPLQQKQQVGGQNSRILHTLGSHMGGGIRSTLNQKPYGFPNGSLNGNLGMMGKNSQMSNNSSVKSEGFLTDSHYSNSSKPVPQYFDQPQGQMSQGDGSNNLFAPTSSSTSFTNMNQVSLPTSQRSNPPLMVNQSNLQISDQPANMKSSIHQTDTAMHPQQSLQFQQQQFIQSQRQQLNQQNQQRVPYNHSPLISDISSRIKSEPLHNETLQTQAYGRFQSTQSTNNLNQNSGSQDVRLSMTETPAQQQFLQQPPNFGVDTRNDISRSIGEGQWHSRSHQVANLSNELIIGNNQIQNNNNNNHLSLEPSKKSVGPPSSNSDRFKNQTRWLLFLRHARNCVHPPGTCPEIHCVNVQNVWKHLASCKDSTQCRNRFCYKSKTVLDHFKNCSDQSCPVCVPVKQFMQRKGVLHKIYPRSINETNEDLHLHPSIKRMKIEIPSQPPVPENEIPIVPGPTTDITGVKMEVLASSVQGTLKITEPETKDYVEDILKVKVNETSGFKQEFVKIEKDVGPAKQEDVTLVAESSAGKSGKPKIKGVSMTELFTPEQVREHITGLRQWVGQSKAKVEKNQAMELSMNENSCQLCAVEKLNFEPPPIYCSPCGARIKRNAMFYTIGSGDTRHYFCIPCYNETRGDTISVDGSNILKARLEKKKNDEETEEPWVQCDKCEAWQHQICALFNGRRNDGGQAEYTCPNCYVEEVERGERVPLPQSAVLGAKDLPRTFLSDHIEDRLSKKLKQERLDRARFHGKSYDEVPGAESLVVRVVSSVDKKLEVKQRFLEIFQEENYPSEFAYKSKVVLLFQKIEGVEVCLFGMYVQEFGAECQQPNHRRVYLSYLDSVKYFRPEIRTVTGEALRTFVYHEILIGYLEYCKNRGFTSCYIWACPPLKGEDYILYCHPEIQKTPKSDKLREWYLSMLRKAIKENIVVDLTNLYDHFFVSSGECKAKVTASRLPYFDGDYWPGAAEDIINQIREEEEGRKQNKKGSINKRTITKRALKAHGQIDLSSNASKDLLLMHRLGETIVPMKEDFIMVHLQHSCTHCCLLMVSGTRWVCNNCKNFQLCNQCYEIEQTLEDREKHPINQRVKHPLYSVEIDVPGDTKDKDEILESEFFDTRQAFLSLCQGNHYQYDTLRRAKHSSMMALYHLHNPTAPAFVINCIICRLDIETGQGWRCDICPDYDVCNACYRKDRGTNHPHKLTQHTSIAERDAQNKEARQQRVVQLRKMLDLLVHASQCRAGQCQYPNCRKVKGLFRHGMQCKVRASGGCPLCKKMWHLLQLHARSCKDSPCNVPRCRDLKEHLRRLTQQADSRRRAAVMEMMRQRAAEVAGSSG, translated from the exons ATGAATTTGCAGACCCAAATGGGGGGACAGTACCCGAGGCAGGTTTCAAATCAAGCTGGGAATTCGATGTCTTCTATACCACAACAGCAAAATATAATGCAGAACAATGAAAGTTCCCATGCTCCACTTAGTGTGGAGCACGGTTTTGCGAATGCACGGCGGTTTATACAAGAAAAGAT CTATGAGTTTCTCATGCAACGACAACAAACTCGGGATATAGCTCCAAAGAACCTCATGGATATTGTTAGACGATTGGAAGAAGGGTTGTTCAAATCTGctataacaaag GAGGAGTATTTAAATTTAGAGACATTGGAAAACCGATTACATGTTATGATCAAACGCCTCCCCTTCAGCAATCAAAATCAACGATATCAGCAACAATTTAATCCTTCTGATCCTTTGGGAACAATGATACCAACTCCCGGTGTACCTCAAAGTGGGAATAACATGATGTCATCATCTATGGATAACTCTTTGGTTGGTGGTAATAACATGATGTCATCAGCTGTAAATGCAGGAAGCTTTTCCATGAATACCTCTGGGCCTTCCAGGAGCATGCACACGGGTGCATTCGGTTCAAATGATG GTTTAACAGATTTATCTCAAAATTCAATGTCTAACTTCTCTGTGAATTCAACAACGAGTGGCCAAAGAATGATGCCTACGCCTGGATTCAACAATAGTAATAGCACAA CAATGGTTTCTCAACCGTTGCAACAAAAGCAACAAGTCGGTGGTCAAAACAGTCGAATCTTGCATACCCTGGGAAGCCACATGGGTGGTGGAATTAGGTCTACTTTGAATCAAAAACCTTACGGTTTCCCGAACGGGTCATTAAACGGTAATTTAGGTATGATGGGTAAAAATTCACAGATGAGTAATAATAGTTCGGTGAAGTCCGAGGGGTTTTTGACGGATTCTCATTACAGTAACTCTTCAAAACCAGTGCCGCAATATTTCGATCAACCTCAAGGACAGATGTCACAAG GTGACGGATCCAATAATCTTTTTGCCCCCACAAGTTCATCTACTTCGTTTACGAACATGAACCAAGTAAGCTTACCAACGTCACAAAGAAGTAACCCTCCATTAATGGTCAATCAGTCAAACTTGCAAATTTCTGATCAGCCTGCAAACATGAAGTCATCAATACATCAAACTGATACTGCAATGCATCCTCAACAGTCTCTTCAGTTTCAACAACAACAATTCATTCAATCGCAAAGGCAACAACTGAATCAGCAAAACCAACAACGAGTACCGTACAACCACTCCCCGTTGATATCTGACATCAGCAGTCGAATAAAGTCCGAACCTTTACATAATGAAACTTTGCAAACACAAGCCTATGGCCGTTTTCAGTCAACCCAATCAACCAATAACCTTAATCAGAACTCAGGCTCTCAGGACGTGCGTTTATCAATGACCGAAACGCCAGCTCAGCAACAGTTTTTGCAACAGCCGCCTAACTTTGGCGTTGACACTCGAAACGATATTAGCCGTTCGATCGGAGAGGGTCAGTGGCATTCCAGATCACACCAAGTAGCTAACTTGTCAAATGAGCTAATAATAGGGAATAATCAAattcagaataataataataataatcatttatctTTGGAACCATCCAAAAAATCAGTGGGCCCACCATCTTCTAATTCGGACCGTTTCAAGAATCAAACAAGATGGCTTTTGTTTTTAAGACATGCTCGTAATTGTGTTCATCCACCTGGAACATGTCCCGAAATCCATTGCGTTAACGTTCAAAACGTGTGGAAACATCTCGCGTCGTGCAAAGATTCAACTCAATGTCGAAATCGTTTTTGCTATAAGTCGAAAACGGTACTCGATCATTTTAAAAACTGCAGCGATCAAAGTTGTCCCGTTTGTGTTCCCGTAAAACAATTCATGCAACGTAAAGGTGTCCTTCATAAAATCTATCCACGATCGATTAATGAAACTAACGAAGATTTACATTTACATCCTTCTATAAAACGAATGAAGATTGAAATACCGTCTCAACCACCCGTTCCCGAAAACGAAATCCCGATCGTACCGGGTCCCACCACTGACATCACCGGAGTGAAAATGGAAGTTCTTGCAAGTTCTGTTCAAGGAACACTTAAGATTACCGAGCCGGAAACGAAGGATTACGTTGAAGATATTTTAAAAGTTAAAGTGAATGAGACTTCGGGTTTTAAGCAAGAGTTTGTTAAGATAGAGAAAGATGTGGGCCCGGCTAAACAAGAAGATGTAACGCTTGTTGCTGAGTCATCAGCTGGTAAATCGGGGAAGCCGAAAATAAAGGGAGTATCGATGACGGAGTTGTTTACGCCGGAGCAGGTTCGGGAGCATATTACTGGTCTCAGGCAGTGGGTGGGCCAG AGCAAAGCAAAGGTAGAAAAGAATCAAGCGATGGAGCTTTCGATGAACGAGAATTCATGCCAATTATGTGCAGTCGAAAAGCTCAATTTCGAGCCACCACCTATATATTGCTCACCCTGTGGAGCCCGCATTAAACGAAACGCAATGTTTTACACTATCGGGAGTGGTGACACACGTCATTATTTTTGTATTCCTTGTTATAACGAGACGCGTGGAGACACCATTAGTGTCGACGGTAGTAATATATTAAAAGCAAGATTAGAAAAAAAGAAAAACGACGAAGAAACCGAAGAACCG tgGGTTCAATGTGATAAATGTGAAGCTTGGCAACATCAGATTTGTGCGTTGTTTAATGGTCGTAGAAACGATGGAGGACAAGCAGAGTACACGTGCCCTAATTGTTATGTTGAAGAGGTTGAGAGAGGTGAGCGGGTCCCGCTACCGCAAAGTGCGGTTCTTGGAGCAAAAGATTTACCGAGAACCTTTCTTAGTGATCACATTGAGGACAGATTGTCTAAGAAATTGAAGCAAGAACGACTCGATCGGGCAAGATTTCATGGAAAAAGTTACGATGAG GTTCCTGGAGCTGAATCACTTGTTGTCAGAGTTGTCTCATCTGTTGACAAAAAACTGGAAGTCAAACAACGATTTCTTGAAATCTTTCAAGAGGAAAACTACCCCTCAGAATTTGCGTATAAATCGAAG GTGGTTTTGCTTTTTCAGAAGATCGAAGGGGTAGAAGTATGTCTGTTTGGTATGTACGTTCAAGAATTTGGAGCCGAATGTCAACAACCGAATCATCGACGTGTTTATCTATCGTATTTGGATTCGGTTAAGTACTTTAGGCCTGAAATAAGAACCGTAACTGGTGAAGCTTTGCGTACATTTGTATATCATGAAATTTTG ATTGGGTACCTTGAATATTGCAAGAATCGTGGGTTCACAAGTTGTTATATATGGGCATGTCCTCCATTAAAGGGCGAAGATTATATCTTATATTGCCATCCAGAAATTCAAAAGACACCCAAGTCAGATAAATTAAGGGAATG GTATTTATCTATGTTGAGAAAGGCAATAAAGGAAAATATAGTGGTGGACCTCACTAATTTATACGACCATTTCTTTGTATCGTCTGGTGAATGTAAAGCGAAGGTGACTGCATCACGATTGCCATATTTTGATGGAGATTATTGGCCTGGTGCTGCTGAGGATATAATCAATCAGATtcgtgaagaagaagaaggaagaaaacaaaataaaaaagggTCAATTAATAAGAGGACCATTACAAAACGAGCTCTTAAAGCTCATGGTCAAATTGATCTTTCTTCAAATGCTTCAAAAGATCTACTACTCATGCATAGA CTTGGTGAAACAATTGTTCCAATGAAGGAAGATTTCATTATGGTTCACTTGCAACATTCATGCACTCATTGTTGTCTCCTAATGGTTTCTGGAACACGTTGGGTATGCAACAATTGCAAAAACTTTCAACTCTGCAATCA GTGTTATGAGATTGAGCAGACTCTTGAGGATAGGGAAAAACATCCTATTAATCAAAGAGTGAAACATCCACTATATTCT GTCGAAATTGATGTGCCAGGAGATACAAAAGATAAAGACGAGATTCTTGAAAGTGAATTCTTCGATACGAGGCAGGCTTTTCTGAGCCTTTGTCAAGGCAATCATTATCAATACGATACGTTACGACGTGCTAAACATTCTTCAATGATGGCTTTGTATCATCTTCATAATCCAACCGCACCTGCATTTGTTATAAATTGTATCATATGCCGTCTCGATATCGAAACGGGTCAAGGATGGCGTTGTGATATCTGCCCGGATTATGATGTGTGCAATGCGTGTTATCGAAAAGATAGAGGAACAAATCATCCTCATAAGTTGACTCAACATACCTCGATTGCGGAGCGCGATGCACAAAATAAAGAAGCGCGCCAACAACGAGTTGTACAG CTGCGAAAAATGCTCGATCTTTTGGTACATGCATCTCAATGCCGAGCAGGGCAATGTCAGTATCCGAATTGCCGAAAAGTCAAAGGACTTTTTCGGCACGGAATGCAATGCAAAGTGCGTGCGTCGGGTGGTTGTCCTCTTTGCAAGAAAATGTGGCATCTTCTTCAACTTCATGCTCGTTCTTGTAAAGATTCTCCATGCAATGTCCCGCGTTGCAG GGACTTAAAGGAACATTTAAGAAGGTTGACACAACAAGCTGATAGCAGGCGGAGGGCGGCTGTTATGGAGATGATGAGACAACGTGCTGCAGAGGTTGCAGGCAGcagtggatga
- the LOC139859348 gene encoding protein ALP1-like: MEDILNYHKDPLPEYFKYFHLRVDARGKLSISTYLKITAALRQLAYGDTPDLFDEYFQMSARTSRESLMHFCKCIIDLYEDEYMREPTTEDIKRLYEAHEDIHGLPEMMGNIDCMHWAWGRCPVACKGQFTRGDHKVPTIMLEVVASYDNWIWHAFFGVAGSNNDLNVLNASNLFNSMLNEEIEDIPFTVNGVEYKRGYYLTDGIYPGWASFGKAFSSVNDEKRKYFSKKQAAARKDVERTFGILQGRWHILQQPARAYSINVMKQMMYTCIILHNIIVEDNGFALTENDWVYEPVHNMQTTWIESYIVTYVPVETKLLILMVMVMIEKLNCD, translated from the exons ATGGAAGATATTCTCAACTACCACAAAGATCCGCTACCGGAATACTTTAAGTATTTTCATTTACGAGTTGATGCGCGCGGCAAGTTGAGTATTAGTACATACTTAAAAATAACTGCCGCTCTACGACAATTAGCTTATGGTGATACACCCGATCTTTTTGACGAGTACTTCCAAATGTCGGCACGAACATCTCGTGAGTCGCTAAtgcacttttgtaagtgtattattGATTTATATGAAGATGAATATATGCGAGAGCCTACCACGGAAGATATCAAACGATTGTATGAAGCTCACGAAGATATTCACGGTTTACCTGAAATGATGGGAAAcatagattgtatgcattgggcatgGGGAAGATGTCCCGTTGCATGTAAAGGTCAATTTACTCGAGGCGATCACAAAGTTCCAACTATTATGCTAGAAGTTGTAGCCTCATATGATAACTGGATTTGGCATGCTTTCTTTGGGGTTGCGGGTTCAAACAACGACTTAAACGTCTTGAACGCTAGTAATCTCTTCAACTCAATGCTTAATGAAGAAATAGAAGATATTCCTTTTACTGTAAATGGGGTTGAGTACAAAAGAGGATATTATCTAACGGACGGTATATATCCCGGGTGGGCATCATTTGGTAAGGCGTTTTCAAGTGTAAATGATGAAAAACGCAAGTACTTTTCGAAGAAACAAGCAGCGGCACGCAAGGATGTTGAGAGGACTTTTGGTATTTTACAGGGGCGTTGGCATATACTACAACAACCAGCAAGGGCATATAGCATCAATGTAATGAAACAAATGATGTATACGTGCATTATCTTACATAACATAATTGTTGAAGATAATGGTTTTGCTCTAACCGAAAATGATTGGGTTTACGAACCCGTTCATAATATGCAAACAACTTGGATCGAGAG CTATATTGTTACTTATGTTCCTGTTGAAACGAAATTATTGAtattgatggtgatggtgatgatagaGAAGTTGAACTGTGATTGA